The following DNA comes from Ornithobacterium rhinotracheale DSM 15997.
ACAGAGGATCAGCTACATGTGGTGTCTAAAATGAGTGAAATGAGCAAAAGTGCTTTGCCACCATTGCAGCGTTTGGAACACAGCATGCACCCGCTTGTTTCTTTTGTTGTGATGCCTATTTTTGCATTTGCAAATGCAGGAGTAACTATCGAAGGAGAGTTTCTAGAACTTCTATTATCGCCTGTGACTTTAGGAGTGATTCTAGGTTTATTAATCGGGAAGGTTACAGGAATTTTCGGTATTACTTTCCTTTTAATCAAGACCAAATTAGCCAAATTGCCTGATGGAATGAATCTACTTCACCTGCTTGGCGCATCGGTTTTAGCAGCGATTGGATTCACGATGTCGTTGTTTATTTCAGGTTTGGCATTCCATGATCCGATTTATGACATGGAAGCTAAAATAGGAATCTTAATGGCCTCTGCCATTGCAGGCGTTTTAGGCTTTTTAATCATTAAAAAAGCAAACCAAAAAACAAAGAAGGCTTAGTGATATAAGCCTTCTAATTCATTTTGGTATTTAGCAAAAATTGCTTTTCTGATGGGTTTAAAAGTAGGAGTGATTTCTCCGTTTTCCATACTTAATTCTTGACTAAGTAGATAAATCTTCTTCACCTGTTCGTAGCGGGCAAGTTCGCTTTGTAAGTCATGCACTTTTTGCTCAAAGTATTTTACAACTTTTTTGTTTTTAATCAATTCTACCATGTTTTGGAAATTGATGTTTTGCTCTTTTGCCCAATTTTTAAGCCAATCGAAATTAGGCGTAATTAGGGCAACGGCATAAGGTTTTCTTTCGCCATACACCACAGCTTGGGCAATTTCAGGATCTTTGGTCAATACATTTTCCACCATTTGCGGAGCGATGTATTTTCCGCCAGCGGTTTTAATCAATTCTTTGATGCGATCTGTGATGACTAAATTTCCTTTTTCATCAAATCTTCCAGCATCGCCAGTTTTAAACCAACCATCTTTGGTAAAGGCTTTTTCGTTTTCTTCGGGGCGATTATAGTAGCCCTTCATCACGGTTCTGCCTTTGACTAGAATTTCGTTATTTTCCCCAATTTTCACATCTACATTATTAATTGGTTTTCCCACGGAGCCTAGTTCATAATCGTTTATCTGGCAAGAAGACACGGTTGCTGTAGTTTCAGAAAGACCATATCCCACGATAAGAGGAAGACGCATTGCTCTAAAGAATTCAACCACTTCGTCGCCCACATAAGCCCCGCCACAAGGAATAAATGATAGATTTCCACCTAATTTTTCACGGAATTTTTTGTAAACTAAAGTTTCCGCAATTTGGTCTTTAATTTTTAATCCAAATGGTAGATTTTTGCCATTTCGCACATATTCCTCTCGTTTTTTGCCAATTTCCAGCGCCCAGAAAAATAGTTTTTTCACAGGAGCTTTTGATTTAGACATGGTGTTGATTGCCATTTGATAAACTTTTTCATACAATCTTGGTACAGAGCACATAGCGGTGGGCTTAGCGATTAAAAGCATATCTGCAATACTGCGAGGATCTCGGTTGTAGATATTTGTCATTCCCACTGATAGGGCTAAAAATGACCACGCACGCTCAAAAATATGAGAAAGTGGTAAAAATGCCATAGACACATCTTTATCAGTCAAGTCATATCGCTCCTTGTGGTTTTCTATCGCGGCAAGGAAGTTGGTATGCGTAAGGATCACGCCCTTTGGTTTTCCCGTAGTTCCAGAAGTATAAATCAAAGTAGCAGTGTCATCTGAGTCTATTTCGTTGAATCGCTCGGCGAGTTCGGTTTTGAATTGCTCAGGATTCCCTTGTGCTACATAGTCTTTAAAATATACCGAAATATCATTTTTTAAAGGTACATTTTCATCAAAAACGATGATTTTTTTAAGACTTAATTCTTGATTTTCTAATGCTAGAAGTAACTCATTGTATTGCTCTTGTTCTCCCACAAAAACAACACTAGTTTCGGCATCGTTCAAAATGTATTTTACTTGATCTGCCGCATTGGTTGCATAGACTGGAATGGTAGGGCAACCGATGTTCAGCGCAGCAATGTCAGCCAAAGTCCACTCAGGCATGTTCTGAGAGAAAATTCCTACAGTATCTCCTTTCTTTAGTCCTTCGTTTAGGAGCGAAGCGGCTATTTTTTCAATGGTTTCAAGGCATTGTTTCCCAGTATGTTCTACCCATTTCTTTTGTCTGTAAATCTTCAACATAGGTTTCTGGGCATACTTTGTAAACTGTTCTTTTAGTAAAATAGCTAAATTATAATTTTTCATTTTTTCAGTTTAGTGATACAAATTAACGAATAATATTGCTTAAAATAGCGATTTAAGATATTTTTAATGTAAATATCCATTCCAAAAAGCAAAAATAGGTAAAAAAACGTAACTATCTATGAAGTAGTGAATTAATTATTTGTTTACCTCTAACTTGCCGACTGAGAATCACTGAAATTAGCCTTAAAAAGACAAAGTTGAGTTACTTATCAGTTACTTGATAAGCATTCAAAGTTTTTCATCAAAGAGTCTATATTTCAGTGCTTTGCATGATATTTCATCTTTCATTGTTACTCAATAGAAATTAATTTAGTAACCCCAAATTATAGAATGGTGAAAAAAACGCAAAGAACAACCTTCACGGTATTATTTTACCTAAAAAGAAAAAGCCCCAAAGCCGATGGCACACTTCCCATCATGGCAAGAATTACCATCAACGGAAAAAACGAACCCTTTTCCACGAAGTTAGGCTTATCCCCTTCGCTGGATTTACAGAATAGTAAGGTCTGTGGAAAAACCCATGAAGCTAAACAGATTAATAAAAAATTAAAAGCCATTGAAAACGATATTCAGAACATTTACAGCGAAATGCTCAAATATGAGGGGTATGTAACAGCCAAGAAAGTAAAAGACCGATATTTAGGCAGAGAGCATTCAGACAATACTTTGCTCAAATGTTTCCAAGGCTTACTCAAAGATTTTGCCCTTAAAGTAGATAAAAAATTAAGAGCACGGGCAAGTTATAATACGCATAAATCTGCGTATGCAAATCTAGCGTCATTTCTCAAAGAAAAACTTTACAGAGAGGATATAGACTTGATAGAATTGGATAGAACCTTTATAGATGATTATGATTCGTATCTTAGGATCGAAAAAGGCTTAGATCACAATAGTATTTACGGTAATATGGGGCCGCTTTTGCGAACTATTAAAAGAGCCATCAATGAAGATTTACTTTTGATAGACCCTTTTCGTCATTATAAAAACACCCTAAAGTCTAAGGACAGGGGATATTTATTGAAAGCGGAAATAGAAAAAATCATAAACTATAGAGCATCTCAAGACTTCACAAAAAGGGAAAGAGATAAATTAGAATTAATAAGAGATTTATTTTTATTTAGTTGTTTTACAGGCTTTGCCTATATAGACATCAAGCAATTGAATCAAA
Coding sequences within:
- a CDS encoding AMP-dependent synthetase/ligase, producing MKNYNLAILLKEQFTKYAQKPMLKIYRQKKWVEHTGKQCLETIEKIAASLLNEGLKKGDTVGIFSQNMPEWTLADIAALNIGCPTIPVYATNAADQVKYILNDAETSVVFVGEQEQYNELLLALENQELSLKKIIVFDENVPLKNDISVYFKDYVAQGNPEQFKTELAERFNEIDSDDTATLIYTSGTTGKPKGVILTHTNFLAAIENHKERYDLTDKDVSMAFLPLSHIFERAWSFLALSVGMTNIYNRDPRSIADMLLIAKPTAMCSVPRLYEKVYQMAINTMSKSKAPVKKLFFWALEIGKKREEYVRNGKNLPFGLKIKDQIAETLVYKKFREKLGGNLSFIPCGGAYVGDEVVEFFRAMRLPLIVGYGLSETTATVSSCQINDYELGSVGKPINNVDVKIGENNEILVKGRTVMKGYYNRPEENEKAFTKDGWFKTGDAGRFDEKGNLVITDRIKELIKTAGGKYIAPQMVENVLTKDPEIAQAVVYGERKPYAVALITPNFDWLKNWAKEQNINFQNMVELIKNKKVVKYFEQKVHDLQSELARYEQVKKIYLLSQELSMENGEITPTFKPIRKAIFAKYQNELEGLYH
- a CDS encoding site-specific integrase — its product is MVKKTQRTTFTVLFYLKRKSPKADGTLPIMARITINGKNEPFSTKLGLSPSLDLQNSKVCGKTHEAKQINKKLKAIENDIQNIYSEMLKYEGYVTAKKVKDRYLGREHSDNTLLKCFQGLLKDFALKVDKKLRARASYNTHKSAYANLASFLKEKLYREDIDLIELDRTFIDDYDSYLRIEKGLDHNSIYGNMGPLLRTIKRAINEDLLLIDPFRHYKNTLKSKDRGYLLKAEIEKIINYRASQDFTKRERDKLELIRDLFLFSCFTGFAYIDIKQLNQSHKQHFFDGNQWLVKRRQKSKIACNVRLLEIPKMILKKYEGLGKNGALLPVPSNGVCNKYIKKIMNECSIFREKPITFHWARHSFATLMLTEDIPIESISKMLGHKHIHTTEIYAKITSAKISKDMEIAAQKLQNLSVHYH